The nucleotide window AGTGAGTCAGCGGGAAGCCGAATCGGGAGTCGGGGGCGGGAGTCGGGTCGCGAGAGCGTCGGCCGGGGTCAGTCCGAGCGCCGGCCGACGATGGTGACGGTGTCCGTCCCCGAGAGTCCGTGTTCCCCGGCCTCATCGCGCTCCCACTCGAGTCTCGCCTCGGACTCGTCGCCGTCGAACCCGGTCTCCCCCGTCGGGAAGTGGAGGACGAGGTCGTCCCGCCCGTCCCCGTTCACGTCCTCGACGTGCCCGCCGTGCGCCGGCCGCGCGCCGCCCCCCTCGCCGACGACGTCGGGTGCCCCGAACCGGTAGCGGACGTCCTCGGTCGTCGGGTCGAACTCGTCGGTCGCGAGCGCCGCGACGGGAATCAGCCCGCGACTGTCGGGATTGATCGGGGCGTCGTCGCTCCCGGGCGCGACGTCGATGTCGAGGTCAGCGGGGAAGTGGGCGGCTGCCAGCCCGCCGAACGCCGCGATTCCCACCGCCGTCGCCGCCGCTCCCGCGCCCGCCCGGAGCACGCCCCGGCGAGCGGTCGAGGTGTCGTTCGTCGTCGGTTCGGCTGATCGTGACACGATGTCGAACGGGTGGCCCATGCTGCACGTAGCAGTTCCGGGGAATGTAGATACAATCTCTGGTGCGATCGACGAAAACAACTGTCACGGGGTGAAGGTGACGCGCTCGGACGTCCCGCTCGGCCGATGGACATGGCAGAACGGCCTTACTTATCGCAGAAACCGCCCCGGTTCAGTTAGACTCACCGCCTCTACTCTTACCTACTCCATCTGTGGCGGGGCCATAGTTAGGAGAAACTTGAACCACCTAACTTATGGCGCGCCTGGTCCAGGCTACGTTAACCATGGATCCGGCGGACTTCGCGAACGGCCCGGGCAGCGTCGACGACTACGACGGGCTACCGTGCTACCGACCGCCGAGCCTCCCGCCGGAGCTGGCGTACAGCGACGACCTGCTCCGGGTGTACGGCGACGCCCAGTACGCGCTGGGGCGGCTGACGACGCTGCACCGCGACCTGGACAACCCGAACCTGCTCATCGCGCCGTTCGTCCACCGCGAGGCCGCGATGAGTTCGCAGGTCGAGGGGACGAACGTCACCATCTCGGACATCTACCAGCACGAGGTCGGCTCGACGCCGGCGCGCTCGGCCGCGGAGGGGGCAGACGTGCGCGAGGCGTACAACTACGTCGACGCCGTGAAACAGGGGTTCGCCCGGCTCGACGCCGGTGAACCCATCGACATCGACCTCGTCCGCGACCTCCACGAGGTGCTGCTCGGCGGCGTCAGGGGCGAGGAGGACCGACCGGGCGAACTCCGCGACGTCCCCGTCTACATCGGCGCGCGGGGGAGCGACCCCACCTCGGCGACGTTCATCCCCGCCAAACCGGACCTGGTGGAGCTCCTGCTCGAACAGCTGTTCTCGTACGCCCGGCGGGGGGAGTACCCGCCGCTGCTGGACGTGGCGCTGTGTCACTACCAGTTCGAGGCCATCCACCCGTTCCGGGACGGCAACGGTCGACTCGGGCGGCTGCTCATTATGCTCCAGCTGTACGACGCCGGGCTGCTCCCGGGGCCGTACCTCTACCTCAGCGCGTACTTCAAGCAGTTCGGCCAGCAGTACCGCGAGAAGCTGCTCGCGGTGAGCACCGACGGCGCGTGGGACGACTGGATCACGTTCGTGCTGAACGCCATCGCCGAGCAGGCCATCGACGGCTACGACTGCGGCGTCCGGCTGAAGGGGCTGAGGGAGGAGTACCGGGGGAAGTTCCCGGGGTCGGCGACGACGCGGGAGCTGGTCGACTACCTGTTCGAGCAGCCGTACCTGACGGGGCCGCGGGCGGTGGAGGCGACAGGCCGGTCGAAGCCGTCCGTGTACGGCGCGATCGACACGCTGGAATCGGAGGGGACCATCCTGGAGACGACCGGGAAGCAGCGGAACAAGGTGTACGAGGCGCCCGAGATTCTGTCCGTT belongs to Halorarum halophilum and includes:
- a CDS encoding Fic family protein, producing MDPADFANGPGSVDDYDGLPCYRPPSLPPELAYSDDLLRVYGDAQYALGRLTTLHRDLDNPNLLIAPFVHREAAMSSQVEGTNVTISDIYQHEVGSTPARSAAEGADVREAYNYVDAVKQGFARLDAGEPIDIDLVRDLHEVLLGGVRGEEDRPGELRDVPVYIGARGSDPTSATFIPAKPDLVELLLEQLFSYARRGEYPPLLDVALCHYQFEAIHPFRDGNGRLGRLLIMLQLYDAGLLPGPYLYLSAYFKQFGQQYREKLLAVSTDGAWDDWITFVLNAIAEQAIDGYDCGVRLKGLREEYRGKFPGSATTRELVDYLFEQPYLTGPRAVEATGRSKPSVYGAIDTLESEGTILETTGKQRNKVYEAPEILSVLSS